In the genome of Mucisphaera calidilacus, one region contains:
- a CDS encoding sodium:solute symporter family transporter gives MEYLSTLDYAIIAVYFTVLLSFGYYLKNKAAKSLEDYFLGGRSIPWWAMGMSGMASWLDMTGTMIIVSFLYMLGPRGLYIEFRGGAVLILAFMLLWTGKWHRRSNCMTGAEWNIYRFGSGPGGQFTRVMAAITCIVATVGMLGYMVKGVGLFLAMFLPFSPSTCAIGMLGVATIYTMASGFYGVVFTDIFQSFIILFAVIAVTFIAVATQLGYEGDIATLAHEVTGSTQWTTTSLQWHTTMPSGYEAYEHLTMFALFYLIRNIMAGIASGGDPKYFGARNERECGLLSFLWGWLIMFRWPMMMGFAVLGLFMVKDAFPDQSVLATAADLIRQTLGEVPKSRWEDAVAGIINAPQLYPELVTNLQTLLGEDWATKLKLLSYEGTVNPERILPAVLMTMIPQGLKGLLLVALIAASMSTFDSTVNGATAYWTRDIYQAYLRPNAGNKELIYASYIFGVVLVAGGFAMGYSTTSINHIWDWIIMGLGSGLAIPGILRLYWWRFNAGGVVVGTVAGLTAAIVQRIYFPEWTAVQQFTILTTISLLSTIIGTLLTKPTDTAVLANFYKTTRPFGLWGPFKTLLPEDERRAMEKEHRNDIIAVPFVMTWQISLFMLPMQLVIGAYRDFLITLPIFLIGLTGMYWFWYRHLPPREPATPNEATNQTTLP, from the coding sequence GTGGAATACCTCAGCACCCTGGACTACGCGATCATCGCGGTCTACTTCACCGTCCTCCTCTCGTTTGGCTACTACCTCAAGAACAAGGCGGCCAAGAGCCTGGAAGACTATTTCCTCGGCGGACGCTCCATCCCCTGGTGGGCCATGGGCATGTCCGGCATGGCGTCCTGGCTCGACATGACCGGGACCATGATCATCGTCTCCTTCCTCTACATGCTCGGGCCTCGCGGCCTCTACATCGAATTCCGAGGCGGAGCCGTCCTCATCCTCGCCTTCATGCTCCTCTGGACCGGCAAATGGCACCGACGATCCAACTGCATGACCGGGGCCGAGTGGAACATCTACCGCTTCGGCTCCGGACCGGGCGGGCAGTTCACTCGCGTCATGGCCGCCATCACCTGCATCGTCGCCACCGTCGGCATGCTCGGCTACATGGTCAAGGGGGTCGGGCTCTTCCTCGCCATGTTCCTCCCGTTCTCACCCTCAACCTGCGCGATCGGAATGCTCGGCGTCGCGACCATCTACACCATGGCCTCGGGGTTCTACGGCGTCGTCTTCACCGATATCTTCCAATCCTTCATCATCCTCTTCGCCGTCATCGCCGTCACCTTTATCGCCGTCGCCACACAACTCGGATACGAGGGGGACATCGCCACCCTCGCACACGAGGTCACCGGCAGCACGCAGTGGACCACCACCAGCCTCCAGTGGCACACCACCATGCCCAGCGGCTACGAAGCCTACGAACACCTCACGATGTTCGCACTCTTCTACCTCATCCGGAACATCATGGCCGGCATCGCCAGCGGCGGCGACCCCAAGTACTTCGGCGCACGCAACGAACGCGAGTGCGGACTCCTCAGCTTCCTCTGGGGCTGGCTCATCATGTTCCGCTGGCCCATGATGATGGGCTTCGCCGTCCTCGGGCTCTTCATGGTCAAGGACGCCTTCCCCGACCAGTCCGTCCTCGCGACAGCGGCCGACCTGATCCGCCAGACCCTCGGCGAAGTGCCCAAGAGCCGCTGGGAAGACGCCGTCGCAGGCATCATCAACGCGCCTCAGCTGTATCCCGAACTCGTTACCAACCTCCAGACGCTCCTCGGCGAGGACTGGGCCACCAAGCTCAAACTCCTTAGCTACGAGGGAACGGTCAACCCCGAACGCATCCTCCCCGCCGTCCTGATGACGATGATCCCCCAGGGCCTCAAAGGCCTGCTCCTCGTCGCACTCATCGCCGCCTCCATGTCCACCTTCGACTCCACCGTCAACGGAGCGACCGCCTACTGGACACGCGATATCTACCAGGCATACCTCAGACCCAACGCCGGCAACAAGGAACTCATCTACGCCAGCTACATCTTCGGCGTCGTCCTCGTCGCCGGAGGCTTCGCCATGGGCTACAGCACCACCAGCATCAACCACATCTGGGACTGGATCATCATGGGACTCGGCTCCGGACTCGCCATCCCCGGCATCCTCCGACTCTACTGGTGGCGATTTAACGCCGGCGGCGTCGTCGTCGGCACCGTCGCCGGTCTCACCGCCGCCATCGTCCAACGCATCTACTTCCCCGAATGGACCGCCGTTCAGCAGTTCACCATCCTCACCACGATCTCACTCCTCTCCACCATCATCGGCACACTCCTGACCAAGCCCACCGACACCGCCGTACTCGCCAACTTCTACAAAACCACACGCCCCTTCGGCCTCTGGGGACCCTTTAAAACCTTGCTCCCCGAGGACGAACGCAGGGCTATGGAGAAAGAACACCGCAACGACATCATCGCCGTTCCGTTCGTCATGACCTGGCAGATCTCCCTCTTCATGCTGCCCATGCAACTGGTCATCGGCGCCTACCGCGACTTCCTGATCACCCTGCCGATCTTCCTCATCGGCCTGACAGGCATGTACTGGTTCTGGTACCGCCACCTCCCACCCCGTGAACCCGCAACGCCAAACGAGGCCACCAACCAAACGACACTGCCCTGA
- a CDS encoding BNR-4 repeat-containing protein: protein MPAITKRYTLSGIAAACILVTLLAGSARASEHKLINFTRAAGVPTGAWCWYQDERVVIDTDHPNGPMMLMGSVSFSRTDAFEHGDIDLLWHNLRTGEAGAFELHDRLQPDDHDVPALHIRDDGRYVAIYSTHSSDRIMRWRVSTHPHDPTAWEPEQTYENKVIICYSNIFKLADRDGVHQLYNFSRSDDSDPNYFVSSDRGDTFRYGGKLLTGPDGNTARGQRPYMKYASHTPEKLHFLLTDGHPRDEDNSIYHGYMSRERLHRTDGLVLGSVSRRRVSSHLAPDFTTVLATGAKFNGVEMRHAWTIDLHLDPHGHPVAAMSARANNSDLDHRFLYGRWDGSKWNVFEIAKAGGYLYKFENDYTGLMAIHPDNPDIIFISSPIDPRDDAQLQHYEIFMGRTPDKGATWAWAPVTWNSNADNLRPIVPIWKPGKTIVTWLKGGLNTYADWDSQIVGYIMDTEDLDDMVVPGQISVTRKAMSPDKP, encoded by the coding sequence ATGCCTGCGATCACGAAACGCTACACACTCTCCGGAATCGCAGCAGCCTGCATCCTCGTCACGCTCCTGGCAGGCAGCGCCCGCGCCAGCGAGCACAAGCTCATCAACTTCACCCGGGCCGCCGGGGTCCCCACAGGCGCCTGGTGCTGGTATCAGGACGAGCGCGTCGTCATCGATACAGACCACCCCAACGGCCCCATGATGCTCATGGGATCTGTCTCCTTCTCCAGAACCGACGCCTTCGAGCACGGCGACATCGACCTGCTCTGGCACAACCTCAGAACAGGCGAGGCCGGTGCATTTGAACTCCACGACCGACTCCAACCCGATGACCACGACGTCCCCGCCCTCCACATCCGTGACGACGGACGATACGTCGCGATCTACTCGACCCACAGCAGCGACCGCATCATGCGCTGGCGCGTCTCGACCCATCCCCACGACCCCACCGCGTGGGAACCCGAGCAGACCTACGAGAACAAGGTCATTATCTGCTACAGCAATATCTTCAAGCTCGCCGACCGCGACGGCGTTCACCAGCTCTACAACTTCAGCCGTTCTGACGACTCCGACCCCAACTACTTCGTATCCAGCGACCGGGGCGACACCTTCCGCTACGGCGGCAAACTCCTGACGGGCCCGGACGGAAACACCGCACGCGGCCAGCGTCCTTACATGAAGTACGCCTCGCACACACCCGAGAAACTCCACTTCCTCCTGACCGACGGACATCCACGCGACGAGGACAACAGCATCTATCACGGCTACATGAGTCGTGAGCGTCTCCACCGCACCGACGGCCTTGTCCTCGGGTCCGTCAGCCGCAGGCGCGTCAGCTCGCACCTCGCTCCTGATTTCACCACCGTCCTCGCTACCGGCGCGAAGTTCAACGGCGTCGAGATGCGCCACGCATGGACCATCGACCTCCACCTTGATCCGCACGGTCACCCCGTCGCCGCTATGAGCGCTCGTGCCAACAACAGCGACCTTGACCACCGTTTCCTCTACGGCCGATGGGACGGCAGCAAGTGGAACGTCTTCGAGATCGCCAAAGCCGGCGGCTACCTCTACAAGTTCGAGAATGACTACACCGGCCTCATGGCCATCCATCCCGACAACCCCGACATCATCTTTATCTCCTCACCCATCGACCCACGCGACGACGCACAACTCCAGCACTACGAGATCTTCATGGGCCGAACACCCGACAAGGGCGCAACCTGGGCGTGGGCCCCCGTCACGTGGAATTCCAACGCCGACAACCTCCGACCCATTGTTCCGATCTGGAAGCCGGGGAAAACCATCGTGACCTGGCTGAAAGGGGGGCTCAACACCTACGCCGACTGGGACAGCCAGATCGTCGGATACATCATGGACACCGAAGACCTCGATGACATGGTCGTGCCCGGTCAGATCTCCGTGACACGCAAGGCTATGAGCCCCGACAAACCGTAA